The proteins below come from a single Salinilacihabitans rarus genomic window:
- a CDS encoding DUF5779 family protein yields the protein MSDFDLDLRTVEEHIGDELDLEGGIVLDVLDGTTPPRERLETLDEGNVLVLCVEGDVNELAAGFARDVRESGGNLVHFRGFLVVTPPGVDVDTSRL from the coding sequence ATGAGCGACTTCGACCTCGACCTCCGGACGGTCGAGGAACACATCGGCGACGAACTCGACCTCGAGGGGGGAATCGTCCTCGACGTCCTCGACGGGACGACGCCGCCGCGCGAGCGCCTCGAAACCCTCGACGAGGGGAACGTCCTCGTCCTCTGCGTCGAGGGCGACGTCAACGAACTCGCCGCGGGGTTCGCCCGCGACGTCAGGGAGTCCGGCGGCAACCTCGTCCACTTCCGGGGCTTTCTCGTCGTCACCCCGCCGGGGGTCGACGTCGACACCAGCCGCCTCTGA